The Pricia mediterranea genome includes a window with the following:
- a CDS encoding WG repeat-containing protein: MKRLLLLFAVLMSMPFYGISQSVSDINRPTIGGLDEVAPFSEGMAAVRKGEQWGFIDKEGHLVIDFRSDLVWNRQASNAQGVAGIRYPEFKGGMSIISKRTEEDIPLYGFINTKGETVIEPEFVNVSPFEAGHAVGIYANKTHRGKNEFQLDIYDYGFTEVLLNKEGEMIWPVQQRQGIIMSKRRFKLPELRTRLLSEDLLTVKDNNNKWKIVKMTPGGE; the protein is encoded by the coding sequence ATGAAACGTTTACTACTACTATTTGCTGTACTGATGTCAATGCCTTTTTATGGCATCTCACAATCTGTATCCGATATTAATAGGCCCACTATCGGAGGACTCGACGAAGTCGCCCCTTTTAGCGAAGGTATGGCGGCCGTCAGAAAGGGAGAGCAATGGGGCTTTATCGATAAAGAGGGCCACTTGGTCATCGATTTTAGGAGCGATTTGGTATGGAACCGCCAAGCTTCAAATGCGCAAGGGGTTGCTGGCATCCGATACCCCGAATTTAAAGGAGGTATGAGCATCATTTCAAAGAGAACGGAAGAAGACATTCCGCTCTATGGGTTTATAAACACGAAGGGCGAAACGGTCATTGAACCCGAATTTGTGAACGTTAGCCCTTTCGAAGCCGGTCATGCGGTCGGCATCTATGCAAATAAAACCCACAGGGGAAAAAACGAGTTTCAACTTGACATCTATGATTATGGTTTTACCGAGGTATTGCTCAATAAGGAAGGCGAAATGATATGGCCAGTTCAACAACGACAGGGCATCATCATGTCGAAAAGACGGTTTAAGTTGCCGGAATTGAGAACCAGGTTGCTGTCCGAAGACCTTTTGACGGTCAAGGACAATAATAATAAATGGAAAATTGTAAAAATGACACCGGGTGGCGAGTAA
- a CDS encoding DUF302 domain-containing protein, whose protein sequence is MEYHISTTVGGTFEEIILRVKDELEKEGFGVLTEIDIKNTLENKLDVDFRKYTILGACNPGYAHNALMTEDKVGTMLPCNVIVQEKEDGKIEVAAVNPKASMMAIENPKLEQLAADVTQKLKNVIDVL, encoded by the coding sequence ATGGAATATCATATTAGTACAACAGTCGGAGGAACCTTTGAGGAGATCATTTTAAGGGTAAAGGACGAACTCGAAAAAGAAGGCTTCGGCGTGTTGACCGAAATAGACATCAAGAATACCTTGGAAAATAAACTGGACGTGGATTTCCGAAAGTACACCATTCTTGGGGCTTGCAATCCCGGATATGCCCATAATGCCCTAATGACCGAGGATAAAGTAGGTACCATGTTGCCGTGCAATGTTATCGTGCAGGAAAAAGAAGACGGCAAAATCGAGGTGGCAGCGGTAAACCCAAAGGCCTCCATGATGGCTATTGAAAACCCAAAACTAGAGCAACTGGCTGCCGATGTTACCCAAAAGCTAAAGAATGTCATAGACGTACTATAG
- a CDS encoding patatin-like phospholipase family protein encodes MKKFKGMKTGLILSGGGVRGVAHIGAIKALEEHDIHITHVAGTSAGAIVGALYASGHPWEAILEFFKTTQLFRFGNYALNKPGFVDPEKFYDRFLNYFSEDDFESLKKPLYITATNILDGTLKVFHHGELVRPILASASFPGVFAPIKIDDGYYVDGGVLNNFPSDLLKKQCNRLFGVYVNPFEKVKVEELKHSYTILERVLKILMAKESLGKFADCDLVICPEDLTNYSTFSLKDMDSIFEVGYKATNEAIEKMTAS; translated from the coding sequence TTGAAGAAATTTAAAGGTATGAAAACAGGCCTGATACTTTCTGGCGGAGGAGTGCGCGGTGTGGCCCATATCGGGGCAATTAAAGCATTGGAAGAACATGACATTCATATTACGCATGTTGCTGGTACAAGCGCAGGGGCCATTGTGGGGGCACTCTACGCCAGTGGGCACCCTTGGGAAGCCATATTGGAGTTCTTCAAGACCACCCAGCTCTTCCGTTTCGGTAATTATGCGTTGAACAAACCCGGTTTCGTAGACCCGGAAAAATTCTATGATCGTTTTTTGAACTATTTTTCAGAAGATGATTTTGAAAGTTTAAAAAAACCTTTATACATCACGGCGACCAACATTTTAGATGGTACACTGAAAGTTTTCCATCATGGAGAGCTGGTTCGGCCGATTTTGGCCTCCGCTTCTTTTCCAGGCGTCTTCGCACCAATAAAAATAGACGATGGTTACTATGTAGATGGGGGCGTACTCAATAATTTTCCGTCCGATCTTCTCAAAAAACAATGTAATCGATTGTTCGGAGTTTATGTAAACCCTTTTGAAAAAGTAAAGGTCGAGGAACTCAAACACTCCTATACCATCTTAGAGCGGGTATTAAAAATTCTGATGGCCAAAGAATCATTAGGGAAGTTTGCGGATTGCGATTTGGTCATTTGCCCTGAAGACCTCACGAACTACAGTACGTTCTCCTTAAAGGATATGGATTCGATATTTGAGGTGGGCTATAAGGCTACGAACGAAGCCATAGAAAAGATGACAGCCTCTTGA
- a CDS encoding MBL fold metallo-hydrolase, whose translation MNNVKIHFLGAAGTVTGSKFYLETNELNIMVDCGMFQGLKELREANWQPLPIDASKLDVVLLTHGHLDHTGYLPRLVKEGFRGQVIATAPTLSIASIILRDSAKIHEEEAERANAEGYSQHRPALPFYSMAEAEKAIALFVSKEKDIWIPLSEDITVRFRYNGHIIGATFIELDIFGKQFIFSGDVGRTEDLLLWPPERPRWADYLFLESTYGNKLHPNEDVDRLLINLIKTTIQKRGNLIIPSFAVERLQSLMYILWKLYKKNRIPNIPLFVDSPMGNNVLDVFRNHPDWHKLPVAEYRAMCGHFNIISSYKDTWKTIDDQRPKVVIAGSGMVTGGRVLTYLKQMIDDPSTTVLLVGFQAEGTRGRQLLEGAHEIKIRGKYIPVKAKIEHLESLSAHADQFELLHWLEEIRNYPEKVFLIHGEPLALDAFRVKIKNVLGWNAHIPKLYETIEVPIS comes from the coding sequence ATGAACAATGTAAAGATTCATTTCCTCGGAGCCGCCGGTACGGTGACCGGCTCTAAATTCTATCTGGAAACTAACGAGCTGAACATCATGGTAGATTGCGGTATGTTTCAAGGTCTAAAGGAACTTCGGGAAGCAAATTGGCAACCGCTGCCGATAGACGCTTCAAAATTGGACGTTGTGCTCCTAACCCATGGACACCTAGACCATACCGGCTATCTGCCCCGACTGGTCAAAGAAGGGTTTCGAGGGCAGGTCATCGCCACTGCCCCGACGCTGTCCATTGCATCGATTATTTTAAGGGACAGTGCGAAAATACATGAAGAAGAGGCCGAACGAGCCAATGCGGAGGGGTATAGCCAGCACAGACCGGCATTGCCCTTTTATTCGATGGCGGAGGCCGAAAAGGCGATCGCCCTTTTTGTGTCTAAAGAAAAAGACATTTGGATTCCGCTATCCGAAGATATTACAGTCCGGTTTCGCTATAACGGGCATATTATCGGTGCTACTTTTATCGAACTGGACATTTTCGGAAAACAGTTTATTTTTTCAGGGGATGTGGGCAGAACGGAAGACTTGTTGCTATGGCCTCCAGAACGGCCGAGATGGGCCGATTATCTGTTTTTAGAGAGTACATACGGCAACAAACTGCATCCAAATGAGGATGTAGATCGACTATTGATAAATCTGATCAAAACAACAATTCAGAAAAGAGGAAACCTGATCATCCCCTCTTTTGCCGTCGAACGTTTACAGTCGTTGATGTACATCCTCTGGAAGCTGTACAAAAAGAATCGAATCCCGAATATCCCCTTATTTGTTGACAGCCCGATGGGAAATAACGTATTGGACGTTTTCCGGAACCATCCCGATTGGCACAAATTGCCGGTAGCGGAGTACCGCGCTATGTGCGGGCATTTCAATATCATCAGTTCCTATAAAGATACATGGAAAACAATCGACGATCAGCGGCCCAAAGTAGTTATTGCCGGAAGCGGTATGGTAACCGGCGGTCGGGTGTTGACCTATTTGAAACAGATGATCGATGACCCCTCCACTACGGTTCTTCTTGTCGGATTTCAAGCGGAAGGAACCAGGGGAAGGCAGCTGTTGGAAGGTGCACACGAAATCAAAATCCGAGGAAAGTATATTCCCGTTAAGGCGAAAATCGAACATTTGGAAAGTCTTTCGGCCCATGCCGACCAATTTGAATTATTGCACTGGTTGGAAGAAATCAGGAACTATCCTGAAAAAGTTTTTTTAATACATGGCGAACCCTTGGCCTTGGATGCTTTTCGGGTCAAAATCAAGAATGTTTTGGGCTGGAATGCACATATTCCCAAGTTATACGAAACCATTGAAGTCCCGATATCGTAA
- a CDS encoding ATP cone domain-containing protein, which yields MEETTVEIIKTSGEKVKFSMEKLRSSLKHSGADDKLVQQIVDTVRDELYQGISTKEIYNRAFVLLKKKKSVFASKYKLKKAIYELGPTGFPFENFVAAILEYSGYQTEVGKIMSGICVSHEIDVFAEKNGNVRIIECKFHGDEGRNCNVKVPLYINSRYEDVKQQWEKRSDTSKNRVGGGVVTNTRFTKDALAYGKCVGLHLLSWDYPEKNGLKDRIDRLGLYPITVSQLLTEREKQFLLSRDVVLCRQLLKDRFFLDHLGISAIRKEKIVKEVEVLCRS from the coding sequence ATGGAAGAAACGACCGTAGAGATCATAAAGACATCCGGAGAAAAAGTAAAATTCTCAATGGAAAAACTCCGTAGTTCCCTAAAGCATAGCGGAGCCGACGATAAGCTGGTACAGCAAATCGTTGATACCGTACGTGACGAACTTTATCAGGGCATTTCAACCAAGGAGATTTATAACCGGGCCTTTGTACTTTTAAAAAAGAAGAAATCCGTTTTCGCTTCTAAATACAAACTGAAGAAGGCCATTTACGAATTGGGGCCAACGGGGTTTCCCTTCGAAAATTTCGTAGCGGCCATATTGGAATATTCGGGATACCAGACCGAAGTCGGTAAGATTATGTCGGGAATCTGTGTATCCCATGAAATCGATGTCTTTGCAGAGAAAAACGGTAATGTACGGATAATCGAATGTAAATTCCACGGCGATGAAGGCCGAAATTGCAACGTTAAAGTGCCCTTGTATATAAATTCCCGCTATGAGGATGTCAAACAGCAATGGGAAAAACGAAGCGATACCTCGAAGAATAGGGTTGGGGGAGGGGTGGTCACCAATACTCGTTTTACCAAAGATGCTCTCGCGTACGGAAAATGTGTCGGATTACATCTCTTGAGTTGGGATTATCCGGAAAAAAACGGACTGAAAGACCGTATTGACCGCTTAGGCCTTTACCCCATAACCGTATCGCAGTTATTGACGGAACGTGAAAAACAATTTCTTTTGAGCAGGGACGTAGTATTGTGCCGACAGCTGCTCAAAGACCGGTTTTTTCTGGATCATTTGGGAATTTCCGCCATTAGAAAGGAAAAAATAGTAAAGGAAGTAGAGGTACTTTGCAGATCATAA
- a CDS encoding ABC transporter ATP-binding protein — translation MKLVLQAKNINKHFYKPKKFHVLKDISFGIKEGEFASVMGKSGCGKSTLLYILSTMDTAYGGELYLNDRLVTGKSHEELSRIRNKHIGFVFQFHYLLTEFSVIENVMLPAKKLAEKSLGEIEHDAHEKLKMLHIEHLAEQRASRISGGEKQRVAIARALINNPTILMGDEPTGNLDSHNSENVFTIFKRLTEEEGLSLLVVTHDVDFAERTDRIIEMEDGRIIS, via the coding sequence ATGAAACTTGTTCTTCAAGCAAAAAATATTAACAAACATTTTTACAAGCCCAAGAAGTTTCATGTACTGAAGGATATTTCATTTGGGATCAAGGAGGGGGAATTTGCTTCGGTCATGGGGAAGTCCGGCTGCGGAAAATCTACTTTACTCTATATTCTTTCCACGATGGATACCGCCTATGGGGGCGAACTCTACCTGAACGACCGATTGGTTACCGGAAAGTCCCATGAAGAACTCTCGCGCATTCGCAATAAGCATATTGGGTTCGTATTTCAGTTCCATTATCTTTTGACGGAATTCAGCGTTATCGAAAACGTGATGTTGCCCGCGAAAAAACTGGCCGAAAAATCACTTGGTGAAATCGAACATGATGCACATGAAAAATTAAAAATGCTGCATATCGAGCATTTGGCCGAACAGCGCGCTTCCCGTATTTCGGGCGGTGAAAAGCAACGCGTCGCTATAGCCCGTGCCTTGATCAACAACCCGACAATCTTAATGGGCGATGAGCCCACGGGCAATCTCGACAGCCATAACTCTGAAAACGTCTTCACTATTTTCAAACGCCTAACGGAAGAAGAGGGACTTTCTCTTTTGGTGGTGACCCATGATGTCGATTTTGCCGAACGCACCGATCGTATTATCGAAATGGAAGATGGGCGGATAATTAGTTAA
- a CDS encoding ABC transporter permease — protein MINWKVILNIAKTHLLTKMKSTVTAALGVTFGIGAYITMAGFMTGLNDLLDGLTLNRTPHIHLYNEIAPSEKQPVSLHADFENAFNVVHSIKPKQSQKKIHNALPILNYLKKNEAIKGATPQVQAQIFYISGSIELGGNLIGVDIMEEVRLSNIRDYIVNGSPEALKNNDNGILLGAGLAEKMSLSVGERVQVSTVEGAIFPLKIVGIYQSGLAEIDNIQSYVNLKTAQRILGEAENFITDINMKLFDIGAAPAMAKRLQRQFEVKAIDINEANAQFETGSNIRNLITYAVSITLLIVAGFGIYNILNMLIYEKMKDIAILKATGFSGRDVQLIFISQAMIIGLLGGLLGLLVGFGLSVLIDNAPFETEALPTIKTYPINYSPSYYAIGIIFALISTFVAGYLPANKAKKIDPVRIIRGT, from the coding sequence ATGATCAATTGGAAGGTCATACTCAACATTGCCAAGACCCATCTGCTGACCAAGATGAAAAGTACGGTTACGGCTGCGCTGGGGGTAACCTTCGGCATCGGTGCCTATATTACTATGGCCGGGTTTATGACAGGACTGAACGATCTGCTCGACGGACTGACGCTAAACCGAACGCCCCATATCCATTTGTACAATGAAATCGCACCTTCAGAGAAGCAACCTGTTTCGCTGCACGCCGATTTTGAAAACGCATTTAATGTGGTGCACTCCATAAAACCGAAGCAAAGTCAGAAAAAAATCCATAATGCGCTACCAATCTTGAACTACCTTAAAAAAAACGAGGCGATCAAAGGGGCTACACCGCAAGTACAGGCTCAGATATTTTATATCTCGGGGTCTATAGAATTGGGAGGCAATCTGATCGGGGTCGATATTATGGAGGAGGTTCGGCTCTCGAACATTAGGGACTACATTGTCAATGGTTCCCCCGAGGCCCTGAAAAATAACGATAACGGTATTCTGTTGGGCGCAGGCCTGGCTGAAAAGATGTCCCTAAGCGTTGGCGAACGTGTCCAAGTCAGCACCGTGGAGGGAGCCATTTTTCCTTTGAAGATCGTGGGCATCTATCAAAGTGGACTAGCCGAAATCGATAATATACAAAGCTATGTGAACCTAAAGACCGCCCAGCGTATTCTAGGAGAGGCCGAAAACTTCATTACGGATATCAACATGAAACTTTTTGATATCGGGGCGGCACCCGCAATGGCAAAACGGCTGCAGAGACAATTCGAGGTCAAAGCCATCGATATCAACGAGGCCAACGCCCAATTTGAAACGGGATCTAACATCCGGAACCTGATTACCTACGCCGTTTCCATAACCTTGCTGATTGTGGCCGGTTTTGGGATCTATAATATCCTGAACATGCTTATTTATGAGAAAATGAAGGATATCGCCATTTTGAAGGCTACCGGGTTTTCAGGACGCGACGTACAATTAATTTTCATTAGTCAAGCCATGATTATCGGTCTTCTGGGCGGTCTTTTAGGCCTGTTGGTAGGTTTCGGACTTTCCGTTTTGATCGACAACGCCCCTTTCGAGACCGAGGCCTTGCCGACCATCAAGACCTACCCCATCAATTATAGTCCCTCTTATTACGCCATCGGAATCATCTTTGCCTTGATATCAACTTTTGTCGCGGGGTATCTGCCTGCTAACAAGGCAAAGAAAATAGATCCGGTACGTATCATTCGTGGAACGTGA